Proteins from a single region of Desulfovibrio sp. JC022:
- a CDS encoding ABC transporter ATP-binding protein, whose translation MTALLDVRNIDKFYDQFHAVKNVTFSLKEGEIGCLLGPSGCGKTTLLRCIAGFEDIAAGSITIAGQLVAGNKTAPPEKRNIGMVFQDYALFPHLTVSENIGFGIEDLPSNEKTGRISELLKTVELDGTGAKYPHELSGGQQQRVALARALAPEPKLLLMDEPFSNLDVALRETLSTEIREILKARSITALMVTHNQNEAFAMADKVGVLSCGTMEQWDSPHSIYHHPINPIVAGFVGEGVFINATIVEKRSIHCALGTLKPDTTLNFEHGTQAKLLIRPEDVIHDDASPYQAEIMSKTFRGPNIIYTLKLANGEQVLSLVPSHHQHAVGQRIGIYQEVEDLVLFPADSSIAVGQQCPT comes from the coding sequence ATGACTGCTCTGCTTGATGTAAGAAATATTGACAAATTTTATGACCAATTCCACGCGGTTAAGAACGTAACTTTCTCCCTTAAAGAGGGAGAGATCGGCTGTTTGCTCGGTCCCAGCGGATGTGGAAAAACCACATTGCTGAGATGCATAGCAGGCTTTGAAGATATTGCCGCAGGCTCTATCACTATCGCAGGACAACTTGTTGCCGGGAATAAGACTGCCCCCCCGGAAAAACGAAATATCGGCATGGTCTTTCAGGACTACGCTCTATTTCCTCATCTTACGGTCAGTGAAAATATCGGGTTCGGTATAGAAGATCTGCCCTCAAACGAAAAAACCGGACGAATTTCAGAACTACTGAAAACAGTGGAGCTGGACGGAACAGGAGCCAAGTATCCTCACGAGCTTTCAGGAGGACAGCAACAGAGGGTAGCCCTTGCACGGGCACTTGCACCGGAACCGAAACTGCTGCTTATGGACGAACCTTTCTCTAATCTTGATGTAGCCCTGCGTGAGACCCTGTCCACCGAAATCAGGGAAATTTTAAAAGCGCGTTCCATCACAGCTCTAATGGTTACCCATAACCAGAACGAAGCTTTTGCCATGGCTGATAAGGTTGGAGTTCTATCCTGCGGAACCATGGAACAATGGGATTCTCCACATTCCATATATCATCATCCGATTAACCCCATAGTGGCTGGTTTTGTAGGAGAAGGGGTATTCATCAACGCAACCATCGTCGAAAAGAGAAGCATACATTGTGCTTTAGGAACTCTGAAACCGGACACAACTCTAAATTTTGAACACGGAACTCAAGCAAAACTGCTTATTCGCCCGGAAGACGTAATCCACGATGACGCCAGCCCCTACCAAGCGGAAATAATGTCCAAAACATTTAGAGGGCCGAACATTATTTACACCCTAAAACTAGCTAATGGAGAGCAGGTTCTATCGCTGGTACCCAGCCACCATCAGCATGCCGTAGGGCAACGCATCGGAATATACCAAGAGGTGGAGGACCTTGTCCTTTTTCCCGCTGACAGCAGTATTGCTGTGGGACAGCAATGCCCGACATAA
- a CDS encoding PAS domain-containing protein, producing the protein MNSKKPTYEELEQRVAELENREQLKACQDSERALLDATTEAIFLLDPQGIFVTANKITAQRLNTTVKNLIGKSFTEFISPELAESRMKVLKETIKNKKPIQLQDKRDDRIIDGSLVPILDNQGEVYRVAVFARDVTRNKAYENELLQNKHYMDVLFNSTLSGVIVVDATDHMIVDVNGPALEMMGRNKDDVVGKECHNFVCPAEKGKCPIADLGQIVDRSERILLTVNSGKRTILKTVKTLNIASKEYYIESFIDITDLKEAEQAREKLIEELSEALEKVKTLSGLMPICAKCKKIRDDKGYWNNLESYIEKYSEASFSHGLCPECSDEMYGNQQWYIKGRKKRK; encoded by the coding sequence GTGAATTCAAAAAAGCCCACATACGAAGAACTGGAACAGCGCGTAGCTGAACTGGAGAACCGGGAGCAGTTAAAAGCCTGTCAGGATTCCGAGCGTGCTCTTTTGGATGCAACCACAGAAGCCATATTCCTCCTTGATCCACAAGGTATTTTCGTCACCGCCAACAAAATTACAGCCCAACGGCTGAACACGACAGTTAAAAACCTGATAGGAAAGTCCTTTACAGAATTCATATCCCCGGAGCTGGCTGAATCAAGAATGAAAGTTCTTAAGGAGACCATTAAAAACAAAAAGCCGATCCAGCTACAGGACAAAAGAGACGACCGGATTATAGACGGCAGTCTAGTACCTATTCTTGATAATCAGGGAGAAGTCTATCGAGTCGCCGTTTTTGCACGTGATGTCACCCGCAACAAAGCCTACGAAAACGAACTTCTGCAAAATAAACATTACATGGACGTGCTTTTTAATTCCACGCTAAGCGGGGTAATTGTTGTAGATGCCACGGATCACATGATAGTCGATGTAAACGGCCCTGCTCTTGAAATGATGGGCCGCAATAAAGACGATGTAGTAGGTAAGGAGTGTCATAACTTTGTCTGCCCGGCAGAAAAAGGAAAGTGCCCCATTGCTGATCTGGGACAGATAGTGGATAGATCAGAAAGAATCCTGCTTACTGTGAATTCAGGCAAACGCACTATACTGAAGACAGTTAAGACCTTAAATATTGCGAGTAAAGAATATTATATTGAAAGCTTCATTGACATAACCGACCTCAAAGAAGCCGAACAGGCAAGAGAAAAACTCATTGAAGAGCTCTCCGAAGCACTCGAAAAAGTTAAGACCCTCAGCGGACTTATGCCCATCTGTGCAAAATGCAAGAAGATACGTGATGACAAAGGCTATTGGAACAACCTCGAATCATACATAGAAAAATACTCCGAAGCATCATTCAGCCACGGGCTCTGCCCTGAATGCTCAGATGAAATGTACGGGAACCAGCAGTGGTATATAAAGGGTCGTAAAAAAAGAAAATAA
- a CDS encoding ferredoxin-thioredoxin reductase catalytic domain-containing protein, producing the protein MSQPTEKSVKLVSNYVEKYCERTGLNLHPMKDVSEAVTTGLAMHLDDLKRPLCPCRFYPDKQQAVADREWLCPCSDMKDYKYCHCMLFVNEEGMPVTEHLPAGHEGRETYGDIADPAPANMHRKLPN; encoded by the coding sequence TTGTCTCAGCCTACTGAAAAAAGTGTAAAATTGGTCTCCAATTACGTGGAGAAATATTGCGAGCGTACCGGACTTAACCTGCATCCCATGAAGGATGTTTCGGAAGCTGTGACTACCGGTCTGGCCATGCATCTTGACGATCTTAAACGTCCTCTTTGTCCCTGCCGGTTCTACCCGGACAAGCAGCAGGCGGTTGCTGATCGGGAATGGCTTTGCCCCTGTTCGGATATGAAGGACTATAAATACTGTCATTGCATGCTTTTTGTTAATGAGGAAGGCATGCCTGTGACCGAACATCTGCCTGCGGGCCATGAAGGTCGTGAAACCTACGGCGATATCGCTGACCCGGCTCCGGCAAATATGCATCGCAAATTGCCTAACTAG
- a CDS encoding HAD family hydrolase has translation MFHGKVKAVAFDADDTLWVNEPFFDRAKAEIADMMSCYVPAERFTEFLEHTQSRNINVFGYGVKSFVISMIEAANKVADGRIKASDIARIIELGRDMLNSPVEHIEGVESVLHALGGEYKLLMITKGDVAEQQRKISLSGMSVYFEHIEILAEKDEAAYERILHKHSIRHEEFLMVGNSVKSDVLPVVGIGGSAVHIPFHTTWAHEVVSLDDLCGREYVELSRASELLPLLLSL, from the coding sequence ATGTTTCATGGAAAAGTGAAGGCCGTGGCCTTTGATGCTGATGACACTCTGTGGGTTAATGAGCCTTTTTTTGACCGGGCCAAAGCGGAAATAGCGGATATGATGTCCTGTTATGTCCCGGCGGAAAGATTTACTGAATTTCTGGAGCATACCCAGTCCCGCAATATCAATGTTTTCGGATATGGGGTGAAGAGTTTCGTTATTTCCATGATCGAGGCGGCTAATAAGGTCGCTGACGGTAGGATTAAAGCTTCCGATATTGCGCGTATTATCGAGCTGGGCAGAGATATGTTAAACAGCCCGGTAGAGCATATTGAGGGCGTGGAGAGTGTTTTGCATGCACTGGGCGGAGAGTACAAGTTGCTCATGATTACTAAAGGCGATGTTGCTGAACAGCAGCGTAAGATCAGCCTGTCGGGAATGTCCGTATATTTTGAGCATATTGAAATTCTGGCTGAGAAAGACGAGGCCGCTTATGAGCGGATTCTCCATAAACACAGCATTCGGCATGAGGAATTTCTTATGGTCGGTAATTCCGTAAAATCTGATGTTCTTCCGGTTGTAGGGATCGGTGGCAGTGCTGTGCATATTCCGTTTCATACTACCTGGGCGCATGAGGTTGTCAGTCTGGATGATCTTTGCGGTCGGGAGTATGTGGAGCTCAGCAGGGCGAGTGAATTGTTGCCTTTGCTGTTGAGTCTGTAA
- a CDS encoding 4Fe-4S binding protein — MTLKDIAEAAEKIGCLTFTTLDGETMYSRIISLCGGDDEGLYFLTMDVKPFYRQLKGNPQVAMCGIYPISRKEGKNKDGQPYFSPGYTLRITGEAREVSMDELREKAEAGNPIHQYVLEDHERYPAIRLFCVHKGKGEIFDFDFEMEHRDHKVLRTRFAFGGEGYNEAGARIDPDKCIACGECLEACTFKAIVSGEVYYVDGSRCDECGSCMQVCPAEAIGLSLTI, encoded by the coding sequence ATGACTTTGAAGGATATAGCTGAAGCAGCCGAGAAAATAGGTTGCCTTACCTTCACTACCCTTGATGGCGAAACTATGTACAGTCGTATAATCAGTCTTTGCGGTGGTGATGATGAAGGACTTTATTTTCTGACCATGGACGTGAAACCTTTTTACCGTCAGCTTAAAGGTAACCCGCAGGTTGCCATGTGCGGTATTTATCCCATCAGCCGTAAAGAAGGGAAGAATAAGGACGGCCAGCCCTATTTTTCTCCGGGATACACATTGAGAATCACCGGGGAAGCCCGCGAAGTTTCCATGGATGAACTGCGGGAAAAAGCCGAAGCCGGGAACCCCATTCATCAATATGTGCTGGAAGATCATGAGCGGTATCCCGCTATCAGGCTCTTCTGTGTCCATAAGGGCAAGGGTGAGATTTTTGATTTTGATTTTGAAATGGAGCATCGCGACCACAAAGTTCTGCGTACCCGTTTTGCCTTCGGGGGCGAGGGCTACAATGAAGCCGGGGCGCGTATCGATCCTGATAAATGTATAGCCTGCGGTGAATGTCTTGAAGCCTGCACTTTTAAGGCTATCGTTTCTGGTGAAGTTTACTATGTGGATGGTTCCCGTTGCGATGAGTGCGGAAGCTGTATGCAGGTCTGTCCGGCTGAAGCGATAGGTCTTTCACTGACCATCTAG
- a CDS encoding AraC family transcriptional regulator translates to MKENHTIHKADELLGIESNFKIYPFTDGTGCPISDVREPHLHDFYVVHYVASGCGSCVIDFDTYDIIPGSLYFVSPGQLHLWNPEGGVDGFVMVFTDEFLKSPEAPVHNVFELEFFNSVLNSPMFMLSTEQKRELSGIMSNLCREFSARKPGFETVLRSYFHILMVSLQRMFADRLQRPGARSENRIVREFKKLVASDHSPQLRVQDYAEMMNVSVSRLSAVIKEITSMTPGQIVRNELVVTAKRMLANSDMNVSEICYKLKFEDPSYFGRFFKRETGFTPSVFREHVRGKYQQLI, encoded by the coding sequence ATGAAAGAGAACCATACAATCCATAAGGCTGACGAATTGCTCGGCATTGAGTCAAATTTCAAGATCTATCCCTTTACTGACGGGACCGGATGTCCCATCAGTGATGTTCGTGAACCGCATCTGCATGATTTTTATGTAGTGCATTATGTCGCTTCGGGATGCGGTAGCTGTGTCATAGATTTTGATACCTATGATATTATTCCCGGTTCATTGTATTTTGTTTCTCCGGGCCAGCTTCATTTGTGGAATCCCGAAGGCGGAGTTGACGGTTTTGTTATGGTTTTCACTGATGAATTTCTTAAATCTCCGGAAGCTCCGGTACATAATGTTTTTGAATTGGAATTTTTCAACAGCGTACTCAATTCACCCATGTTCATGCTTTCAACTGAGCAGAAGAGGGAATTGTCCGGGATTATGTCTAACCTTTGCCGGGAGTTCAGTGCCCGCAAGCCGGGGTTTGAGACCGTTCTTCGTTCATATTTTCATATTTTGATGGTCAGCTTGCAGCGCATGTTTGCTGATCGTTTGCAACGGCCCGGAGCAAGGTCGGAAAATCGTATTGTGCGTGAATTCAAGAAGCTTGTAGCCAGTGATCATAGTCCGCAACTGCGGGTTCAGGATTATGCTGAAATGATGAACGTCAGCGTCAGCAGGCTTAGTGCGGTAATTAAGGAGATTACCAGCATGACACCGGGGCAGATTGTCCGTAACGAGCTTGTTGTTACCGCTAAGCGCATGCTTGCAAATTCCGATATGAATGTTTCTGAGATTTGTTATAAGTTAAAATTTGAGGACCCATCGTATTTTGGGAGATTTTTCAAACGCGAGACTGGATTTACTCCGTCGGTATTCCGTGAGCATGTAAGAGGAAAGTACCAGCAATTGATATAA
- a CDS encoding TIGR02285 family protein: MKQLRFFIILFITLISLPAHAENVINWYHADFPPSSIMSGNLKGTGHENLLEKKLQKALPEYKHFDHTANYGRILKQLKITNGCCVTMMKTPDREKYIEFSEPIMLYLSNGVITLKSQLSYFKPYIDAHGFISINRLFHNSTMRMGISKGRRYGGKVDSIIDSNTYSKKLVIHYKEDLLESLLKNIQAKRSIDYAIGYPHELQWLISQNAVEGKFIFIPIREMPEYNLSYMGCSKNKWGKRIISKVNKIIKGRYEGKYKKSYQKYLPADLVGLHEKCVSKAFSTHSN, translated from the coding sequence ATGAAGCAGCTTCGCTTTTTCATCATATTATTCATTACCTTGATTTCATTACCTGCCCATGCGGAAAATGTAATCAACTGGTATCATGCTGACTTTCCGCCATCAAGCATCATGAGCGGCAATCTGAAAGGTACGGGACATGAAAATTTACTGGAAAAAAAATTGCAGAAGGCCCTCCCGGAATACAAACATTTTGACCATACAGCCAACTATGGCCGCATACTCAAACAATTAAAAATAACAAACGGCTGCTGCGTAACTATGATGAAGACCCCCGACCGGGAAAAATACATAGAATTCAGTGAGCCGATTATGCTTTATCTATCCAACGGAGTTATCACCCTTAAATCTCAACTTAGCTATTTTAAACCATATATTGATGCCCACGGGTTTATTTCCATAAACAGGCTATTTCATAATTCCACCATGCGCATGGGCATTTCCAAAGGGCGCCGCTATGGCGGAAAAGTAGACAGCATAATAGACAGCAACACATATTCAAAAAAACTGGTGATTCATTATAAAGAAGACTTACTTGAATCCCTGTTGAAAAATATTCAGGCAAAGCGAAGTATTGACTACGCCATCGGCTACCCTCATGAACTGCAATGGCTTATTTCCCAAAATGCCGTAGAAGGTAAATTCATATTTATACCTATCCGTGAAATGCCAGAATATAATTTAAGCTACATGGGCTGCTCCAAAAACAAATGGGGCAAACGCATTATCTCCAAGGTAAACAAAATAATAAAAGGCCGTTACGAAGGTAAATATAAAAAAAGTTACCAGAAATATCTGCCAGCAGATCTTGTAGGCCTACATGAAAAGTGTGTTTCAAAAGCATTTTCTACGCATAGTAATTAA
- a CDS encoding PH domain-containing protein, which yields MGILDGLMGNASEVSVEDVQEELSPILGDSEHVERAFKVIRDMYVFTSGRLILIDKQGLTGKKVEYMSIPYKSISTFSVETAGHFDMDSELKMWVSGRRDPITKELKKGSDVVGIQKLLANKVLK from the coding sequence ATGGGAATTCTTGACGGATTAATGGGCAATGCTTCCGAAGTCAGCGTTGAAGATGTACAAGAAGAGCTCTCCCCCATTTTGGGAGACAGCGAACATGTAGAGCGGGCTTTCAAAGTCATCCGCGACATGTATGTTTTCACCTCCGGCAGGCTGATCCTCATTGACAAGCAGGGACTGACCGGAAAAAAGGTCGAATACATGTCCATACCCTACAAATCCATTTCCACCTTTTCAGTGGAAACAGCCGGACATTTCGACATGGACTCCGAGCTTAAAATGTGGGTTTCCGGCCGCCGCGATCCAATCACTAAGGAACTTAAAAAAGGCAGTGACGTTGTGGGGATTCAAAAGCTGCTCGCAAACAAAGTTCTGAAGTAG
- a CDS encoding UbiD family decarboxylase produces MGYKKTKECLDALEAKGDLLRIDQEIDPNIEAGVIQRRVFQTGGPALLFTNVKGCKFPMAANIFGTKERLNFIFRDTIETVERLMKLKMYPMEAIKRPWKYLGAPRTAYHTMPRKLSEGPVTANETTIAELPQLKSWPMDGGAFVTLPQVYSESPENPGFAGSNIGMYRVQLSGNEYNNTEVGLHYQIHRGIGHHHAQALKKGEKLKVNIVVGGAPSMTIAAVMPLPEGLAEIFFAGSLGGHRIPMVMRPNGLPVPAEADFCICGTISNEQKPEGPFGDHIGYYSLTHDFPVLKVDKVYHRNDAIWPFTTVGRPPQEDTMFGDFIHELTSELVPSVFTGVHEVHAVDVAGVHPLLLAVGSERYVPYAEERQPQELLTNGMALLGNTQTALAKYLFIGAKEDMQHGENCHNIPVFFKHMLERANLKRDLHFITRTTIDTLDYSGMGFNEGSKLIFAAAGSKKRELSKELPELPTLPDGFSEAKVFGPGIMLIKGRKSETARGNGDPQMERLGEALKHAKGIEGFPMIVVVDDPDFTAKNWENFIWVTFTRSDPATDIYGAGAFTKAKHWGAEKAIIIDARMKSYQAPPLEPDPEVEKRVDALAASGGPLYGVI; encoded by the coding sequence ATGGGATACAAAAAGACTAAAGAATGCCTCGACGCCCTTGAAGCCAAAGGGGACCTGCTGCGAATAGATCAGGAAATCGACCCTAATATTGAAGCCGGGGTTATTCAACGGCGTGTTTTTCAGACAGGAGGCCCGGCCCTGCTTTTCACCAATGTGAAAGGGTGTAAATTCCCCATGGCCGCTAATATTTTTGGCACAAAGGAACGCCTGAATTTTATTTTCCGCGATACCATCGAAACCGTTGAACGGCTCATGAAACTGAAAATGTATCCTATGGAAGCCATTAAACGGCCTTGGAAATATTTAGGCGCACCACGCACCGCTTACCACACCATGCCGCGCAAACTTTCCGAAGGTCCGGTTACCGCCAACGAAACCACCATAGCTGAGTTGCCACAGCTTAAATCATGGCCCATGGACGGCGGAGCTTTCGTCACCCTGCCGCAGGTTTATTCCGAAAGCCCGGAGAATCCCGGATTTGCAGGCTCAAACATCGGCATGTACAGGGTGCAGCTGTCCGGCAACGAATACAACAATACCGAGGTGGGGCTGCATTACCAGATTCATCGCGGTATCGGACACCATCATGCGCAGGCCCTTAAAAAAGGCGAAAAACTCAAAGTGAACATAGTTGTAGGTGGCGCGCCATCCATGACCATTGCCGCTGTAATGCCCCTGCCCGAAGGCTTGGCGGAAATTTTCTTTGCCGGATCACTGGGCGGGCACCGCATCCCCATGGTTATGCGCCCTAACGGATTGCCGGTTCCTGCCGAAGCTGATTTCTGCATCTGCGGGACCATCAGCAATGAACAGAAACCTGAAGGCCCGTTCGGCGACCATATCGGCTACTACAGCCTGACCCACGATTTCCCGGTACTCAAGGTGGATAAAGTATACCACCGCAATGACGCCATCTGGCCGTTCACAACAGTGGGACGCCCACCGCAGGAAGACACCATGTTCGGTGATTTTATCCACGAACTGACATCCGAGCTGGTGCCGTCTGTTTTCACCGGAGTCCATGAAGTACACGCCGTGGACGTAGCCGGAGTTCATCCGCTGCTGCTGGCAGTAGGCAGCGAACGCTACGTACCCTACGCAGAAGAACGCCAACCGCAGGAACTGCTGACCAACGGCATGGCACTGCTGGGCAACACTCAGACCGCTCTGGCAAAATACCTTTTCATCGGCGCGAAAGAAGACATGCAGCACGGCGAGAACTGCCACAACATCCCGGTTTTCTTCAAACACATGTTGGAACGCGCCAACCTGAAACGCGATCTGCATTTCATCACCAGAACCACCATTGATACTCTTGATTATTCCGGTATGGGCTTCAACGAAGGCTCCAAACTAATCTTTGCTGCCGCCGGATCAAAGAAAAGGGAGCTTTCCAAAGAGTTGCCCGAACTTCCCACCCTGCCTGATGGTTTCAGCGAGGCAAAAGTATTCGGTCCCGGAATAATGCTTATCAAGGGACGCAAAAGCGAAACCGCACGCGGGAACGGCGATCCGCAAATGGAAAGGCTCGGAGAAGCTCTCAAGCACGCCAAAGGCATTGAAGGGTTCCCCATGATCGTAGTTGTGGATGATCCTGATTTCACCGCCAAAAACTGGGAAAATTTTATTTGGGTAACTTTCACCCGCTCCGACCCGGCAACAGATATCTACGGAGCCGGAGCCTTCACCAAGGCCAAGCACTGGGGAGCAGAAAAAGCCATTATCATCGATGCCAGGATGAAATCATATCAGGCACCGCCGCTTGAACCCGACCCGGAAGTAGAAAAGCGGGTTGACGCACTGGCTGCATCCGGTGGACCTCTTTATGGGGTGATATAA
- a CDS encoding ABC transporter substrate-binding protein, producing MRYLIWSIIFLILPTSIAGAEKIRVGGSGYWSPYCYTTPDDSLKLKGFTVDFLKEVFSTPDDELKLVALPWKRCLAMLGNNELDLVLDGSKDSPRLQSYLFSNEIYHLDNVLYYLKDRFPHGPEIKKVLDVNKYSLGGVYGFNYKVYPFDTSKVQMGAKDIETMLKMLGKYRFELAIGFEQIVGSRARLKGVDMTGIGCVPMPGVKSLRFYIFGNHTHKTKRLIQRIDSALKEMDADGRLEKLKSKYGLQGIGK from the coding sequence ATGCGATATCTTATCTGGTCGATAATTTTTCTCATATTGCCCACATCAATCGCAGGAGCTGAGAAAATCAGGGTCGGCGGATCAGGGTACTGGTCTCCATATTGTTATACCACTCCTGATGACTCTTTGAAACTAAAAGGTTTTACGGTTGATTTTCTCAAGGAGGTTTTCAGTACCCCTGATGACGAGTTGAAGTTAGTGGCTCTGCCGTGGAAAAGATGTCTGGCTATGCTTGGAAACAACGAGCTTGATCTTGTTCTTGACGGCAGCAAGGATTCTCCTCGTTTGCAGAGTTATTTATTTTCAAATGAAATCTATCATCTTGATAATGTTTTGTATTATCTCAAAGACAGGTTCCCCCATGGACCGGAGATAAAGAAAGTTTTAGATGTAAATAAATATTCTTTGGGCGGGGTTTACGGGTTTAATTATAAGGTCTACCCATTCGATACTTCCAAAGTTCAGATGGGTGCTAAGGATATTGAAACTATGCTCAAAATGCTTGGAAAATATCGATTTGAGCTGGCAATCGGATTTGAGCAGATAGTAGGCTCTCGCGCCAGATTGAAGGGGGTTGATATGACAGGGATCGGTTGTGTTCCCATGCCCGGAGTTAAGTCATTGCGATTTTATATTTTCGGCAACCACACCCATAAGACCAAGCGGCTTATTCAAAGGATTGATTCAGCCCTGAAAGAAATGGACGCCGATGGTCGGCTTGAGAAATTGAAAAGCAAGTATGGATTACAGGGGATTGGGAAGTAA
- a CDS encoding calcium-binding protein, whose amino-acid sequence MKKFLGCSVVLLALVLMGSFAFADGCPELRGTWVGMVKMITKDGNIKEHKAVFVIKKQEGNLFSGEKAWFAENKENLITEGFSGVIGADNVSLYFAEHDAGYTLGTLTGKENMSLYNLESGRKAKALYYDMERIRFARAFVDIDKDGSKTVIRSEIIKVYPLNAGRIMREADLNKDGKLSKKEWEEWKKKQ is encoded by the coding sequence ATGAAAAAGTTTCTAGGTTGCAGCGTTGTTCTTCTCGCTCTGGTGCTGATGGGCTCTTTTGCCTTTGCTGACGGATGTCCTGAGCTGCGCGGAACATGGGTCGGTATGGTCAAGATGATCACCAAAGACGGAAATATTAAAGAACATAAGGCTGTTTTTGTAATTAAAAAGCAGGAAGGAAACCTTTTCTCCGGTGAGAAAGCATGGTTTGCCGAAAACAAGGAAAATCTTATTACTGAAGGGTTCAGCGGTGTTATCGGTGCTGACAATGTCAGTCTCTATTTTGCTGAACATGATGCGGGATACACTCTGGGAACTTTGACCGGTAAAGAGAACATGTCTCTCTATAATCTTGAAAGCGGCCGTAAAGCCAAGGCTCTTTACTACGATATGGAGCGAATCCGTTTTGCCCGTGCTTTTGTTGATATCGATAAAGATGGCAGTAAGACCGTTATCCGTTCCGAGATTATCAAGGTTTACCCTCTTAATGCCGGGCGTATTATGCGTGAAGCAGACCTGAATAAGGATGGTAAATTGAGCAAAAAAGAATGGGAAGAGTGGAAAAAGAAGCAGTAA
- a CDS encoding amino acid ABC transporter ATP-binding protein, whose product MIEIKNLHKSFGKLEVIKGIDLKVESGEVVCIIGPSGSGKSTVLRCINKLEEPTSGTIIVDGHDIMAPSTNINEVRTEAGMVFQQFNLFPHMTILENVTLGPVKVRKMSKSDADELGLKLLEKVGLKDKARNYPEQLSGGQKQRVAIARSLALQPKVILFDEPTSALDPELVGEVLEVMQKLAKEGMTMIVVTHEMGFAKEVADRLIFIDEGIIQEEGDPSAVFANPKNPRLKDFLGKVVSHL is encoded by the coding sequence ATGATTGAAATTAAGAACCTTCATAAAAGTTTCGGGAAGCTTGAAGTTATCAAGGGAATCGACCTCAAGGTTGAGTCCGGCGAAGTTGTCTGTATTATCGGGCCTTCCGGGTCCGGTAAATCCACTGTTTTGCGTTGCATCAACAAGCTTGAGGAACCCACATCCGGTACCATCATTGTAGACGGGCACGATATCATGGCCCCGTCCACAAATATTAACGAAGTGCGCACCGAAGCGGGTATGGTTTTTCAGCAGTTCAACCTTTTTCCGCACATGACCATCCTTGAAAACGTGACTCTCGGTCCCGTCAAGGTTCGTAAGATGTCCAAGAGCGATGCTGATGAACTCGGCCTTAAGCTGCTGGAGAAGGTCGGTCTAAAAGATAAGGCCCGCAATTATCCTGAACAGCTTTCCGGCGGACAGAAGCAGCGTGTAGCAATTGCCCGTTCTTTGGCTCTTCAGCCCAAGGTTATTCTCTTCGACGAACCCACTTCCGCACTCGATCCGGAGCTGGTCGGTGAGGTCCTTGAAGTTATGCAGAAACTTGCCAAGGAAGGTATGACCATGATCGTGGTTACACACGAGATGGGATTTGCCAAGGAAGTTGCTGATCGTCTCATTTTCATTGATGAAGGTATTATTCAGGAAGAAGGCGATCCCTCTGCGGTTTTCGCCAATCCCAAGAATCCGAGACTCAAGGATTTTCTTGGCAAGGTTGTTTCCCACCTTTAA